From Stenotrophomonas sp. SAU14A_NAIMI4_8:
TCGCCTGCCGGCATCGGCTGTGCGGTATTGCCAAGTACCAGCCACGGCACCGACGCTCGTCCTTCGGCGCGTACCACCAGCTGTTGTCCCTGCGCGTGGAAAGAGGGCAGCAACGGCGCGCCCAGTCGCCGCAGCTCGTCGCGCTGGTCCGTCCACAAGGCGTCGTTGGCATTGATGCTGTTGGCATAGGCACGGTCGCGCTGGGACAGGAAGTAATCCAGTGCCGACTGCGCCTCCTGGAAGGTCTGCCGCTCGCGTGAATGGAAGGCGCCGATGCCACCGACGAGACTGGCTACGGCCGTCAGCACGATCAGGATGCTGATCAGGCCGCCCCCGCCGAACAGCAGGCGTCGCTGCAGCCTGCGCAGTGCGTCGATCTGGTTGCTGTTCGCTGCAGGCACGGCCGGAAGCATGGAGATTCCCCTTGAATGAAGTCGTGCGGTGTCGCCCGCGATGAATCTAGTCCAAGCCCTGCCCGACCGCCAGCAGCCGCTGCCCTGGTCGGGCCGGTGCCTGCAGCGCCTGCAGCAGCGACTCGCCGGAATAGCAGGATACCCGCCACGTGGATCCCCGCCGCTGCGCTCGCAGGGGGCCATTGGCACTCACCCGGACCACGCAGCGCCCGTCCTCGACGGCGGCGGGCAGTTCCCGACCTGGCCCCCGCTCGAACAGCACCAGCGGCGTAGCCGCATCGACATCGTGCTGGGCCAGCAGCGCGGGATCATCGAACACCTGCACATGGGCGCCCCATGCCTGCAGGCGTCGGCTCAGTTCCTCGCTCCAGCCGGCCGCCGCCGAGACGAGTACCACGCTGCGTCCTGCAAGCGGCCGAGGCGCGGCGCCAGCCACACGCCCCACCGGTACCGCGAAGGTGAACACGCTGCCGACCGCAGGCGTGCTGCGCGCATGGATCTCCCCGCCTAGCCGCATGCACAGTTCGCGGCACAGCGACAGCCCCAGGCCGGACCCACCGAAGCGGCTGATGATGCTGGCATCGGCCTGCACGTAGGGCTGGAACAATCGCTCCAGCTGCAACGGGTCCAAACCGATACCTGAGTCAGCCACCTCCACCTGCAGCAACAGTGTTTCGCCCTGAAGTTCCACCCGCGCACGCAGCGCGATGCGGCCGGACAGGGTGAACTTCACTGCATTGCTGACCAGGTTGCGCAATACCTGCTCGATGCGCGCCTGCGGGCCTTCCACCTGGGCAGGCACGGACGCATCCACTGACAGGTCCATCACCAGTCCCTTGGCTTCGGCCAGCGGCGCGAACAGCAGGGCAACCCGTTCCAGCAGGACGATCGGCTCAAACGTTTCGGTGTGCAGCTCCAGCTGGCCCGCCTCTGCACGGGAGTAATCCAGCACGTCGTTGATGATCTGCAACAGCGAGTCGGCCGATTGGTTGATGCGACGCAGTCGGGCCTGTTGATCCTCATCGAGCGAGGAGCGGCCCAGCAGTTCCAGGTGTCCAAGGATGCCGTGCAGTGGCGTGCGGATTTCGTGGCTCATCGTCGCCAGGAAGATGCCCTTGGCCTGGCTTGCCGCTTCGGCCGCCTGGCGTGCCTGCGCCTGCTGCTGCTCAAGCTCCACTCGCGCACTGAGATCGCGCAGTGCGCACAGCAGTACGCTGCGCCCCTGGTAGGTGGCGCCCACCGCACCCACCAGCAGTTGCTGGCCGGGTGATGTATCGTTTGCCGGAACAGGCAGCTCGAACTCCACCGGCGCCTGGAACGTGCCGGCGCCCGATTCGTGCTCGGATGCCAGCTGCACCAGTTGCAGGTACAGCGGCATGCCGCTGCGCTCAGCCGCGGCCGCATAGTGGCGCATCAGCTCGTTCTGCAGGACAGGACGGGCCTCGCCGCGGTCGATCAGGCACAGGCCCACCGGCGACAACTGGATGAGGGAACGGCTGAGCTGCTCTCCCTGGTAGACCCGCGCGGCACGCGCCAGCGCCGGGCCGAATACACGCCAGTGCAGCCAGGCAAGCAACGTCCAGAGGCCCAGCAGCAACCCACCTCCCAGCGCGGCAGCCACACCATACAGTCGCCGGCCATCATGAGCGATGTCGCCCACGCAATAGGTGTTCACCAGCAGCCAGTCGGTGCCGGCGACACGCAGCGCCTGATAGAAGCGGAGCCCTCGCCGGAACGCCACCACGGCCCCATCACCCTGCCTGCCTGCGCGCAGTCCACGCACCGCAT
This genomic window contains:
- a CDS encoding ATP-binding protein, with the translated sequence MHWFSSLPALLRGRASFDGEDCDVSALRRYQHRVLLWGGCLLSFAVVAGVVALVLLHASGFQTRRLEGLQRTHAAVEAHLVAADAAHQRMLNMAEYAWRHRPDSDAATRLAERQRYLAGGQRMIVSAGPESAPQMVLGVGTETWPLARLDRYLTLAHSLSVIRRLSTPQGEADTAASGFFFDPSHQFLVLGDGLTEQRLLAATGAEHRAGLFQQLQLLSSSSADAGNASGAAARGGDGAMQIALVRDPVYAAPSIAVRLSAHDKTGAIGTFVTLEPTDRLVGVMMAADRGTSFVVAADGRVVAGTADAAELPLANAVRGLRAGRQGDGAVVAFRRGLRFYQALRVAGTDWLLVNTYCVGDIAHDGRRLYGVAAALGGGLLLGLWTLLAWLHWRVFGPALARAARVYQGEQLSRSLIQLSPVGLCLIDRGEARPVLQNELMRHYAAAAERSGMPLYLQLVQLASEHESGAGTFQAPVEFELPVPANDTSPGQQLLVGAVGATYQGRSVLLCALRDLSARVELEQQQAQARQAAEAASQAKGIFLATMSHEIRTPLHGILGHLELLGRSSLDEDQQARLRRINQSADSLLQIINDVLDYSRAEAGQLELHTETFEPIVLLERVALLFAPLAEAKGLVMDLSVDASVPAQVEGPQARIEQVLRNLVSNAVKFTLSGRIALRARVELQGETLLLQVEVADSGIGLDPLQLERLFQPYVQADASIISRFGGSGLGLSLCRELCMRLGGEIHARSTPAVGSVFTFAVPVGRVAGAAPRPLAGRSVVLVSAAAGWSEELSRRLQAWGAHVQVFDDPALLAQHDVDAATPLVLFERGPGRELPAAVEDGRCVVRVSANGPLRAQRRGSTWRVSCYSGESLLQALQAPARPGQRLLAVGQGLD